A DNA window from Daucus carota subsp. sativus chromosome 3, DH1 v3.0, whole genome shotgun sequence contains the following coding sequences:
- the LOC108215368 gene encoding LRR receptor-like serine/threonine-protein kinase ERECTA isoform X11, giving the protein MVGAGGCQLFKTFALLGFQDIRIFAGEDFGHCCYYFPEVVLGFSPKDYKKKWVMIYLLGVQRKKKKTHTHINYWELNDNQLSGHIPPALEELTDLFDLNVAKNHLEGPIPDNLSSCTNLNSLNVFGDKLNRTIPSAFKRLESITYLDLSNKSIAVATPWPIGDLEHLLKLNLSKNNLTGLITMEFSNLRSVIEIDLSHNNLSGPISKELSQLQNIFSLNVSYNNLAGVFLKERTSWAFHQIVSWEIHKSVAIQRAETITDLCEVILLLHFPLLNLRARRVEREKHWVR; this is encoded by the exons ATGGTCGGTGCCGGTGGATGTCAGCTTTTCAAGACTTTTGCTCTCTTGGGCTTTCAAGATATTCGTATA TTTGCAGGGGAGGATTTTGGACACTGTTGCTATTATTTTCCTGAG GTTGTTCTTGGTTTTTCGCCGAAGgactataaaaaaaaatgggtTATGATATATTTGTTGGGAGttcaaaggaaaaaaaagaagacacacacacatatcaaTTACTG GGAATTGAATGATAATCAGCTCTCTGGCCATATTCCACCAGCACTCGAGGAGCTCACAGATTTGTTTGACCT AAATGTTGCCAAGAACCATCTTGAGGGGCCTATACCTGATAATCTTAGCTCTTGCACTAATCTTAATAGCTT AAATGTATTTGGGGACAAGCTAAATAGGACCATACCCTCTGCATTTAAAAGGCTTGAAAGTATAACATATCT GGACCTCTCAAACAAAAGTATCGCTGTTGCAACTCCTTGGCCAATTGGTGATTTGGAACATCTTCTTAAACT GAATTTGAGCAAGAACAATCTAACTGGACTAATAACTATGGAGTTCAGTAATCTAAGAAGCGTTATAGAAAT AGATCTTTCGCACAATAACCTGTCTGGTCCTATTTCTAAAGAGCTTAGCCAGCTGCAGAATATATTTAGTCT AAATGTTTCTTACAATAACCTAGCCGGGGTATTTCTCAAGGAAAGAACTTCTTGGGCTTTTCACCAGATAG TTTCTTGGGAAATTCACAAATCTGTGGCTATTCAACGAGCCGAGACTATTACTGATTTATGTGAAGTTATACTTCTCCTTCACTTCCCCTTGCTTAACCTAAGGGCAAGGAGAGTTGAAAGAGAGAAGCATTGGGtaagataa
- the LOC108215368 gene encoding LRR receptor-like serine/threonine-protein kinase ERECTA isoform X15, with protein sequence MVGAGGCQLFKTFALLGFQDIRIVVLGFSPKDYKKKWVMIYLLGVQRKKKKTHTHINYWELNDNQLSGHIPPALEELTDLFDLNVAKNHLEGPIPDNLSSCTNLNSLNVFGDKLNRTIPSAFKRLESITYLDLSNKSIAVATPWPIGDLEHLLKLNLSKNNLTGLITMEFSNLRSVIEIDLSHNNLSGPISKELSQLQNIFSLNVSYNNLAGVFLKERTSWAFHQIVSWEIHKSVAIQRAETITDLCEVILLLHFPLLNLRARRVEREKHWVR encoded by the exons ATGGTCGGTGCCGGTGGATGTCAGCTTTTCAAGACTTTTGCTCTCTTGGGCTTTCAAGATATTCGTATA GTTGTTCTTGGTTTTTCGCCGAAGgactataaaaaaaaatgggtTATGATATATTTGTTGGGAGttcaaaggaaaaaaaagaagacacacacacatatcaaTTACTG GGAATTGAATGATAATCAGCTCTCTGGCCATATTCCACCAGCACTCGAGGAGCTCACAGATTTGTTTGACCT AAATGTTGCCAAGAACCATCTTGAGGGGCCTATACCTGATAATCTTAGCTCTTGCACTAATCTTAATAGCTT AAATGTATTTGGGGACAAGCTAAATAGGACCATACCCTCTGCATTTAAAAGGCTTGAAAGTATAACATATCT GGACCTCTCAAACAAAAGTATCGCTGTTGCAACTCCTTGGCCAATTGGTGATTTGGAACATCTTCTTAAACT GAATTTGAGCAAGAACAATCTAACTGGACTAATAACTATGGAGTTCAGTAATCTAAGAAGCGTTATAGAAAT AGATCTTTCGCACAATAACCTGTCTGGTCCTATTTCTAAAGAGCTTAGCCAGCTGCAGAATATATTTAGTCT AAATGTTTCTTACAATAACCTAGCCGGGGTATTTCTCAAGGAAAGAACTTCTTGGGCTTTTCACCAGATAG TTTCTTGGGAAATTCACAAATCTGTGGCTATTCAACGAGCCGAGACTATTACTGATTTATGTGAAGTTATACTTCTCCTTCACTTCCCCTTGCTTAACCTAAGGGCAAGGAGAGTTGAAAGAGAGAAGCATTGGGtaagataa
- the LOC108215368 gene encoding LRR receptor-like serine/threonine-protein kinase ERECTA isoform X7 has product MSAFQDFCSLGLSRYSYRSLAVAKTSIRGRVEIIEIVKKTVGFAGEDFGHCCYYFPEVVLGFSPKDYKKKWVMIYLLGVQRKKKKTHTHINYWELNDNQLSGHIPPALEELTDLFDLNVAKNHLEGPIPDNLSSCTNLNSLNVFGDKLNRTIPSAFKRLESITYLDLSNKSIAVATPWPIGDLEHLLKLNLSKNNLTGLITMEFSNLRSVIEIDLSHNNLSGPISKELSQLQNIFSLNVSYNNLAGVFLKERTSWAFHQIVSWEIHKSVAIQRAETITDLCEVILLLHFPLLNLRARRVEREKHWVR; this is encoded by the exons ATGTCAGCTTTTCAAGACTTTTGCTCTCTTGGGCTTTCAAGATATTCGTATA GATCCTTGGCTGTAGCCAAAACCAGCATTAGAGGGAGAGTTGAGATTATAGAGATAGTCAAGAAGACAGTTGGG TTTGCAGGGGAGGATTTTGGACACTGTTGCTATTATTTTCCTGAG GTTGTTCTTGGTTTTTCGCCGAAGgactataaaaaaaaatgggtTATGATATATTTGTTGGGAGttcaaaggaaaaaaaagaagacacacacacatatcaaTTACTG GGAATTGAATGATAATCAGCTCTCTGGCCATATTCCACCAGCACTCGAGGAGCTCACAGATTTGTTTGACCT AAATGTTGCCAAGAACCATCTTGAGGGGCCTATACCTGATAATCTTAGCTCTTGCACTAATCTTAATAGCTT AAATGTATTTGGGGACAAGCTAAATAGGACCATACCCTCTGCATTTAAAAGGCTTGAAAGTATAACATATCT GGACCTCTCAAACAAAAGTATCGCTGTTGCAACTCCTTGGCCAATTGGTGATTTGGAACATCTTCTTAAACT GAATTTGAGCAAGAACAATCTAACTGGACTAATAACTATGGAGTTCAGTAATCTAAGAAGCGTTATAGAAAT AGATCTTTCGCACAATAACCTGTCTGGTCCTATTTCTAAAGAGCTTAGCCAGCTGCAGAATATATTTAGTCT AAATGTTTCTTACAATAACCTAGCCGGGGTATTTCTCAAGGAAAGAACTTCTTGGGCTTTTCACCAGATAG TTTCTTGGGAAATTCACAAATCTGTGGCTATTCAACGAGCCGAGACTATTACTGATTTATGTGAAGTTATACTTCTCCTTCACTTCCCCTTGCTTAACCTAAGGGCAAGGAGAGTTGAAAGAGAGAAGCATTGGGtaagataa
- the LOC108215368 gene encoding LRR receptor-like serine/threonine-protein kinase ERECTA isoform X6 has product MSAFQDFCSLGLSRYSYTGSLAVAKTSIRGRVEIIEIVKKTVGFAGEDFGHCCYYFPEVVLGFSPKDYKKKWVMIYLLGVQRKKKKTHTHINYWELNDNQLSGHIPPALEELTDLFDLNVAKNHLEGPIPDNLSSCTNLNSLNVFGDKLNRTIPSAFKRLESITYLDLSNKSIAVATPWPIGDLEHLLKLNLSKNNLTGLITMEFSNLRSVIEIDLSHNNLSGPISKELSQLQNIFSLNVSYNNLAGVFLKERTSWAFHQIVSWEIHKSVAIQRAETITDLCEVILLLHFPLLNLRARRVEREKHWVR; this is encoded by the exons ATGTCAGCTTTTCAAGACTTTTGCTCTCTTGGGCTTTCAAGATATTCGTATA CAGGATCCTTGGCTGTAGCCAAAACCAGCATTAGAGGGAGAGTTGAGATTATAGAGATAGTCAAGAAGACAGTTGGG TTTGCAGGGGAGGATTTTGGACACTGTTGCTATTATTTTCCTGAG GTTGTTCTTGGTTTTTCGCCGAAGgactataaaaaaaaatgggtTATGATATATTTGTTGGGAGttcaaaggaaaaaaaagaagacacacacacatatcaaTTACTG GGAATTGAATGATAATCAGCTCTCTGGCCATATTCCACCAGCACTCGAGGAGCTCACAGATTTGTTTGACCT AAATGTTGCCAAGAACCATCTTGAGGGGCCTATACCTGATAATCTTAGCTCTTGCACTAATCTTAATAGCTT AAATGTATTTGGGGACAAGCTAAATAGGACCATACCCTCTGCATTTAAAAGGCTTGAAAGTATAACATATCT GGACCTCTCAAACAAAAGTATCGCTGTTGCAACTCCTTGGCCAATTGGTGATTTGGAACATCTTCTTAAACT GAATTTGAGCAAGAACAATCTAACTGGACTAATAACTATGGAGTTCAGTAATCTAAGAAGCGTTATAGAAAT AGATCTTTCGCACAATAACCTGTCTGGTCCTATTTCTAAAGAGCTTAGCCAGCTGCAGAATATATTTAGTCT AAATGTTTCTTACAATAACCTAGCCGGGGTATTTCTCAAGGAAAGAACTTCTTGGGCTTTTCACCAGATAG TTTCTTGGGAAATTCACAAATCTGTGGCTATTCAACGAGCCGAGACTATTACTGATTTATGTGAAGTTATACTTCTCCTTCACTTCCCCTTGCTTAACCTAAGGGCAAGGAGAGTTGAAAGAGAGAAGCATTGGGtaagataa
- the LOC108215368 gene encoding LRR receptor-like serine/threonine-protein kinase ERECTA isoform X12 has product MLKFLYIPNSLNIKMKILICKFAGEDFGHCCYYFPEVVLGFSPKDYKKKWVMIYLLGVQRKKKKTHTHINYWELNDNQLSGHIPPALEELTDLFDLNVAKNHLEGPIPDNLSSCTNLNSLNVFGDKLNRTIPSAFKRLESITYLDLSNKSIAVATPWPIGDLEHLLKLNLSKNNLTGLITMEFSNLRSVIEIDLSHNNLSGPISKELSQLQNIFSLNVSYNNLAGVFLKERTSWAFHQIVSWEIHKSVAIQRAETITDLCEVILLLHFPLLNLRARRVEREKHWVR; this is encoded by the exons atgttaaaatttctatacattccaaattCGCTCAatattaaaatgaagatactaatttgtaag TTTGCAGGGGAGGATTTTGGACACTGTTGCTATTATTTTCCTGAG GTTGTTCTTGGTTTTTCGCCGAAGgactataaaaaaaaatgggtTATGATATATTTGTTGGGAGttcaaaggaaaaaaaagaagacacacacacatatcaaTTACTG GGAATTGAATGATAATCAGCTCTCTGGCCATATTCCACCAGCACTCGAGGAGCTCACAGATTTGTTTGACCT AAATGTTGCCAAGAACCATCTTGAGGGGCCTATACCTGATAATCTTAGCTCTTGCACTAATCTTAATAGCTT AAATGTATTTGGGGACAAGCTAAATAGGACCATACCCTCTGCATTTAAAAGGCTTGAAAGTATAACATATCT GGACCTCTCAAACAAAAGTATCGCTGTTGCAACTCCTTGGCCAATTGGTGATTTGGAACATCTTCTTAAACT GAATTTGAGCAAGAACAATCTAACTGGACTAATAACTATGGAGTTCAGTAATCTAAGAAGCGTTATAGAAAT AGATCTTTCGCACAATAACCTGTCTGGTCCTATTTCTAAAGAGCTTAGCCAGCTGCAGAATATATTTAGTCT AAATGTTTCTTACAATAACCTAGCCGGGGTATTTCTCAAGGAAAGAACTTCTTGGGCTTTTCACCAGATAG TTTCTTGGGAAATTCACAAATCTGTGGCTATTCAACGAGCCGAGACTATTACTGATTTATGTGAAGTTATACTTCTCCTTCACTTCCCCTTGCTTAACCTAAGGGCAAGGAGAGTTGAAAGAGAGAAGCATTGGGtaagataa